The sequence AATTACTAGAACCTGGCTCTCGTGTAGCACTAAATCAACAGACTTTCAGCATTGTAGATGTTTTACCTTCTGAAAAAGATCCGGTGGTTACTGGTATGGAAGTTGATGAAAAACCTAATGTTTCCTATGAACAAATTGGTGGTTTAGAAGATCAAGTTGTTGAAGTAAAGGAAACTGTGGAATTACCACTTAAAAAACCAGAATTATTTAAGAAGATTGGAATCGAACCTCCGAAAGGAGTTCTGTTTTACGGTCCTCCAGGTACTGGAAAGACTCTGCTGGCCAAAGCAGTTGCTCACGAGACTAATGCTACTTTTATAAAAATAGTGGCCTCTGAATTCGTTCGAAAATATATTGGTGAAGGTGCTCGTTTGGTAAGGGGAGTATTTGAACTGGCCAAAGAAAAATCGCCAAGTATAATATTTATTGACGAAATTGATGCTGTGGCTGCCAAAAGACTTAAAAGTTCAACCAGTGGGGACAGAGAAGTTCAAAGAACTCTCATGCAACTCCTAGCAGAACTTGATGGATTTGAAGACCGTGGAAACGTGGGAATAATTGCTGCAACCAACCGCCCAGATATTTTGGACCCTGCCTTACTACGTCCTGGTCGTTTTGACCGATTTATAGAGGTCCCCATACCAAATGAAGATGCTAGGCGTGCAATTTTAAAAATTCACACTAAACGAATGTCCTTAGCTGAAGAAGTTGATGTAGAACTTTTATCCAATCTAACTGATGGTACTTCTGGTGCGGATCTTAAGGCAATTTGTACCGAAGCCGGTATGTTTGCCATTAGAGAAGAACGAGAAGAAGTAACCATGAATGATTTTATGGATGCTGTTGATAAAATAATCGGTGTGGAAAACGAAGAAGGCTATAATAAAGAAGCTGGAGTGATGTTTGGTTAATATTAACCAAATAACCTATTTTTTATTTTTAGCTTGAAAATAATTTTTTTATTTTATTAAATGATTATTTTTTAGCCAGTGATGAACCCTATGAGCTCTGAACTGTGATGAATGATGGGCGATCTGAGGCTAACTTATATTCATTATTTAAAATATTTTTTTGATTTAATTTTTGTTCTATATAATTTTTAGATTTATTTTTAATCTGCTATTTGCAATTAGTGTGAACTTATTTTAGAGATTTATTTTTAATCTATAATTTAAATGGGATGAATTAATATTTTACTACTTGATAAATCACTTTATTTCCATTTAAATGTACAATAACATAATTAAAGAAGAAATTCTTAGGATTTGTTCCTGCTAAATCTACTCCTGCCCCACCAGTAATTATATACGGAGTTTTATGCCATTTTCCTCTGAAATAACCATGTATATGGCTTGAAAATATCATAGTAACATTATATTTATCAAATAAATTGTTCATGTCTTGTGCGGCCTTTAAATTAGTCAAACTGTGACCTTGAACATACTTTCCTTTCCTAGGATCATATAATGGTGTATGTAAAAAAATAAATCTATGCCTATATTTTTGGCTCTTTTTAAGCTCTTTTTGTAACCATTGCCTCTGAACACTACCTAATCCCTGGTTATTGGAATCATCTAATATGATGAAATAGGCATTTTTGGTAGTAAACGAATAATAAGTTGGCCCAAATATCTGGCGGTAATATGTTGATCCCTTATTGGGATAGAGCTCGTGATTTCCGATAATAGTTATGGTTGGGATTTTAGATATTTTAATTTGATTTATAAATCCGTATAACTCACTTTTACTTCCAATTGATACCAAATCACCATTGGCCATGGCAAAAACAACATTTCTTTTATTAATGTCCAGAAGCATTTTATTAAAACGCCCTTTAGAATCACGATTATCTCCATAAACCACAAAAGAATAACTAGAACTTGATTTATTTATCTTAGCTAGCTGTTGTTGGTTGAAATAGGATGATGTAGTGGTTGTTGTGCTATGATCCATGAAAAATATGGCTGTCACTGAAACTGCAAAAATAATTAGAAAAATAAATATTAAAAAATATTTTTTGGACATAAATTTCACATTTTTAAAAATTTTACATTTTTAAATCTAACATATAATATATTTTTTAGAGATTTTAATTTTTGCTAAATTTCTCATTTTGAATTAGTTTTGATTATTTTAAATTTCCATTTTAAATTTAAAAGTAAAACTTTATATATTTAAAGGTTACTATATATTAATAGAAATATAACAAAGCGTGGGTGGGAATTTGGATGATTTAATTGAAATGGGGAAAAACAATTGAAAGTGTAATGTGTGTTCTGAAACCGGTTGATAATAAAAAATTGATATTTAATAAATTGGAGGGGAAATAATGATTGAAAATGATGTTACTAGAAAAGGTGTTTGTCAGAAGGAAATTGAAGC is a genomic window of Methanobacteriales archaeon HGW-Methanobacteriales-1 containing:
- a CDS encoding proteasome-activating nucleotidase (required for the ATP-dependent degradation of proteins by the 20S proteasome), producing the protein MENSSQSTLKKIEDLKKEIRILKEDNTKTKRNLMWKVRKLEKDKVLIENEKIRLDREVKSLRGEVERFRSPPLVIATITEVLDDHRIAVKSSTGPHFVINYSRFLDDKLLEPGSRVALNQQTFSIVDVLPSEKDPVVTGMEVDEKPNVSYEQIGGLEDQVVEVKETVELPLKKPELFKKIGIEPPKGVLFYGPPGTGKTLLAKAVAHETNATFIKIVASEFVRKYIGEGARLVRGVFELAKEKSPSIIFIDEIDAVAAKRLKSSTSGDREVQRTLMQLLAELDGFEDRGNVGIIAATNRPDILDPALLRPGRFDRFIEVPIPNEDARRAILKIHTKRMSLAEEVDVELLSNLTDGTSGADLKAICTEAGMFAIREEREEVTMNDFMDAVDKIIGVENEEGYNKEAGVMFG
- a CDS encoding metallophosphoesterase codes for the protein MSKKYFLIFIFLIIFAVSVTAIFFMDHSTTTTTSSYFNQQQLAKINKSSSSYSFVVYGDNRDSKGRFNKMLLDINKRNVVFAMANGDLVSIGSKSELYGFINQIKISKIPTITIIGNHELYPNKGSTYYRQIFGPTYYSFTTKNAYFIILDDSNNQGLGSVQRQWLQKELKKSQKYRHRFIFLHTPLYDPRKGKYVQGHSLTNLKAAQDMNNLFDKYNVTMIFSSHIHGYFRGKWHKTPYIITGGAGVDLAGTNPKNFFFNYVIVHLNGNKVIYQVVKY